The following are from one region of the Cyclopterus lumpus isolate fCycLum1 chromosome 21, fCycLum1.pri, whole genome shotgun sequence genome:
- the LOC117750704 gene encoding trace amine-associated receptor 13c-like — translation MKTLEEVELCFPQLLNSSCRKPMRPHALSMLTYILLSSISLLTVTLNLLVIISISHFRQLHTPTNLLLLSLAVSDFFVGFLMLFQIVLIDGCWFLGDLMCVLYTVVDFIITFASIETMVLISVDRYVAICDPLHYPNKVTQKRVQVCVCLCWIFSAFLQSLMMKDNLEQPGRYNSCLGECVVVINYIAGLADLWFSFIGPVTVIIVLYMRVFVVAVSQARAMRSQIASFPLKCSVSVTAKKSEMKAARTLGVVIVVFLLCLCPYYCVSLTGQDTLLNASSAAFVICLFYFNSCLNPVIYAFFYPWFRKAIKLIVTLKILQPGSFQTNML, via the exons ATGAAAACCCTTGAAGAAGTCGAACTTTGCTTTCCACAACTCCTCaactcctcctgcaggaagccCATGCGTCCTCACGCTCTATCAATGCTCACTTACATTTTactgtcctccatctctctgctcactgtgactctcaacctgctggtcatcatctccatctcgcACTTCag GCAGCTCCACACAcccaccaacctcctcctcctctctctggctgtctcagATTTCTTCGTGGGCTTCCTCATGCTCTTTCAAATTGTGCTCATAGACGGCTGCTGGTTTCTTGGTGACctcatgtgtgttctctatACTGTTGTGGACTTTATTATTACCTTTGCCTCTATAGAAACCATGGTTCTCATATCAGTTGACCGATATGTGGCTATTTGTGATCCTCTACATTATCCcaacaaagtcacacaaaaaagagttcaagtctgtgtttgtctgtgttggatATTTTCTGCTTTCCTTCAGAGTCTGATGATGAAGGATAACCTGGAACAACCAGGCAGGTATAATTCCTGCTTAGGagagtgtgttgttgtcattaactACATTGCTGGACTTGCAGATCTTTGGTTCTCCTTTATTGGTCCTGTCACTGTTATCATAGTTCTGTATATGAGAGTTTTTGTGGTGGCTGTGTCTCAGGCTCGTGCCATGCGCTCTCAGATTGCATCTTTCCCTCTCAAGTGTTCAGTGAGTGTAACTGctaaaaaatctgaaatgaaaGCAGCCAGAACTCtgggtgttgttattgttgtgtttctattgtgcCTCTGTCCATATTATTGTGTTTCACTGACAGGCCAGGACACCTTGCTTAATGCCTCATCTGCTGCCTTTGTAATTTGTCTGTTCTATTTCAACTCCTGTCTTAACCCTGTGATCTATGCCTTTTTTTACCCCTGGTTTAGAAAAGCTATCAAGCTCATTGTTACTCTTAAGATACTGCAGCCTGGCTCATTTCAGACCAACATGCTGTAG
- the LOC117750503 gene encoding trace amine-associated receptor 13c-like, with translation MKTLEEAELCFPQLLNSSCRKNMRPHYVFMLTYILLSSISLLTVTLNLLVIISIFHFRQLHTPTNLLLLSLAVSDFFVGFLMLFHMVLIDGCWFLGDLMCTLYNVLSYIITSASVGTMVLISVDRYVAICEPLHYPYKVTQKRVQVCVCLCWIFSAFLHSLLLKNNLEPPGRYNSCLGECVIVINYIAGLADIFLSIIGPVTVIIVLYMRVFVVAVSQARAMRSQITSFPLKCSVSVTAKKSEMKAARTLGVVIVVFLLCICPYFSFVLTGQDAILNNSSVAFVSYLFYFNSCLNPVIYAFFYPWFRKSIKFIVTFKILQPGSCQTNMM, from the exons ATGAAAACCCTTGAAGAAGCCGAACTTTGCTTTCCACAACTCCTCaactcctcctgcaggaagaaCATGCGTCCTCACTATGTATTTATGCTCACTTACATTTTactgtcctccatctctctgctcactgtgactctcaacctgctggtcatcatctccatcttccaCTTCAG GCAGCTCCACACAcccaccaacctcctcctcctctctctggctgtctcagATTTCTTTGTGGGCTTCCTCATGTTATTTCATATGGTGCTCATAGACGGCTGCTGGTTCCTCGGTGACCTCATGTGTACTTTGTACAATGTTCTGAGTTATATTATTACCTCTGCTTCAGTAGGAACCATGGTTCTCATATCAGTTGACCGATATGTGGCTATTTGTGAGCCTCTACATTATCcctacaaagtcacacaaaaaagagttcaagtctgtgtttgtctgtgttggatattttctgctttccttcacagtctgCTGCTGAAGAATAACCTGGAACCACCAGGCAGGTATAATTCCTGCTTAGGAGAGTGTGTCATTGTCATTAACTACATTGCTGGACTTGCAGATATTTTTTTGTCCATTATTGGTCCTGTCACTGTCATCATAGTTCTGTATATGAGAGTTTTTGTGGTGGCTGTGTCTCAGGCTCGTGCCATGCGCTCTCAGATTACATCTTTCCCTCTCAAGTGTTCAGTGAGTGTAACTGctaaaaaatctgaaatgaaaGCAGCCAGAACTcttggtgttgttattgttgtgtttctgttgtgcATCTGCCCATATTTTAGTTTTGTACTCACAGGCCAGGACGCTATACTTAATAACTCATCTGTTGCCTTTGTATCATATCTGTTCTATTTCAACTCCTGTCTTAACCCTGTGATCTATGCCTTTTTTTATCCCTGGTTTAGAAAATCTATCAAGTTCATTGTCACATTTAAGATACTG
- the LOC117750457 gene encoding trace amine-associated receptor 13c-like, which translates to MKTLEEVELCFPQLLNSSCRKPMRPHALSMLTYILLSSISLLTVTLNLLVIISISHFKQLHTPTNLLLRSLAVSDFFVGFLMFFHMVFIDGCWFLGDLMCTLYNVLSYIITSASLGTMVLISVDRYMAICDPLHYSNKVTQKRVQVCVCLCWIFSIFLNSLLLKNNLEQPGRYNSCLGECVVVINYIAGLAGIFLSFIGPVTVIIVLYMRVFVVAVSQARAMRSQIASLHLKCSVSVTAKKSEIKAARTLGVVIVVFLLCLCPYVCVSLTGQDSFFNVSSAAFVICLFYFNSCLNPVIYAFFYPWFRKAIKLIVTLKILQPGSCQTNML; encoded by the exons ATGAAAACCCTTGAAGAAGTCGAACTTTGCTTTCCACAACTCCTTaactcctcctgcaggaagccCATGCGTCCTCACGCTCTATCAATGCTCACTTACATTTTactgtcctccatctctctgctcactgtgactctcaacctgctggtcatcatctccatctcacACTTCaa gcagctccacacacccaccaacctcctcctccgctctctGGCTGTCTCAGATTTCTTCGTGGGCTTCCTCATGTTCTTTCATATGGTGTTCATAGACGGCTGCTGGTTCCTCGGTGACCTCATGTGTACTTTGTACAATGTTCTGAGCTATATTATTACCTCTGCTTCATTAGGAACCATGGTTCTCATATCAGTTGACCGATATATGGCTATTTGTGATCCTCTACATTATTCcaacaaagtcacacaaaaaagagttcaagtctgtgtttgtctgtgttggatattttctattttccttAACAGTCTGCTGCTGAAGAATAACCTGGAACAACCAGGCAGGTATAATTCCTGTTTAGGagagtgtgttgttgtcattaactACATTGCTGGACTTGCAggtatttttttgtctttcattgGTCCTGTCACTGTCATCATAGTTCTGTATATGAGAGTTTTTGTGGTGGCTGTGTCTCAGGCTCGTGCCATGCGCTCTCAGATTGCATCTTTACATCTCAAGTGTTCAGTGAGTGTAACTGctaaaaaatctgaaattaaAGCAGCCAGAACTcttggtgttgttattgttgtgtttctattgtgcCTCTGCccatatgtttgtgtttcactCACAGGCCAGGACAGCTTCTTTAATGTCTCATCTGCTGCCTTTGTAATTTGTCTGTTCTATTTCAACTCCTGTCTTAACCCTGTGATCTATGCCTTTTTTTACCCCTGGTTTAGAAAAGCTATCAAGCTCATTGTTACTCTTAAGATACTGCAGCCTGGCTCATGTCAGACCAACATGCTGTAG
- the LOC117751022 gene encoding trace amine-associated receptor 13c-like translates to MKTLEEVELCFPQLLNSSCRKPVRPHSQSMLTYILLSSISLLTVTLNLLVIISISHFRQLHTPTNLLLLSLAVSDFFVGFLMFFHMVLIDGCWFLGDLMCTLYNVLSYIVTSASVGTMVLISVDRYMAICEPLHYSYKVTQKRVQVCVCLCWIFSAFLNSLLLKNNLEQPGRYTSCLGECVIFINYIAGLLDIFLSFIGPVTVIIVLYMRVFVVAVSQARAMRSQIASLHLKCSVSVTAKKSEMKAARTLGVVIVVFLLCICPYFSVVLTGQDTILNASSAAFVSYLFYFNSCLNPVIYAFFYPWFRKSIKFIATFKILQPGSCQTNMM, encoded by the exons ATGAAAACCCTTGAAGAAGTCGAACTTTGCTTTCCACAACTCCTCaactcctcctgcaggaagccAGTGCGTCCTCACTCTCAATCAATGCTCACTTACATTTTactgtcctccatctctctgctcactGTGACTCTCAACCTGCTGGTCATCATCTCGATCTCCCACTTCAG GCAGCTCCACACAcccaccaacctcctcctcctctctctggctgtctcagATTTCTTCGTGGGCTTCCTCATGTTTTTTCATATGGTGCTCATAGACGGCTGCTGGTTCCTCGGTGACCTCATGTGTACTTTGTACAATGTTCTGAGCTATATTGTTACCTCTGCTTCAGTAGGAACCATGGTTCTCATATCAGTTGACCGATATATGGCTATTTGTGAGCCTCTACATTATTcctacaaagtcacacaaaaaagagttcaagtctgtgtttgtctgtgttggatATTTTCTGCTTTCCTTAACAGTCTGCTGCTGAAGAATAACCTGGAACAACCAGGCAGGTATACTTCCTGCTTAGGAGAGTGTGTCATTTTTATTAACTACATTGCTGGACTTCTAGATATTTTTTTGTCCTTCATTGGTCCTGTCACTGTCATCATAGTTCTGTATATGAGAGTTTTTGTGGTGGCTGTGTCTCAGGCTCGTGCCATGCGCTCTCAGATTGCGTCTTTACATCTGAAGTGTTCAGTGAGTGTAACTGctaaaaaatctgaaatgaaaGCAGCCAGGACTcttggtgttgttattgttgtgtttctattgtgcATCTGTCCATATTTTAGTGTTGTACTCACAGGCCAGGACACTATACTTAATGCCTCATCTGCCGCCTTTGTATCATATCTGTTTTATTTCAACTCCTGTCTTAACCCTGTGATCTATGCCTTTTTTTACCCCTGGTTTAGAAAATCTATCAAGTTCATTGCCACATTTAAGATACTGCAGCCTGGCTCATGTCAGACCAACATGATGTAG
- the LOC117750498 gene encoding LOW QUALITY PROTEIN: trace amine-associated receptor 13c-like (The sequence of the model RefSeq protein was modified relative to this genomic sequence to represent the inferred CDS: inserted 2 bases in 1 codon), with protein sequence MKTLEEVELCFPQLLNSSCRKPMRPHALSMLTYILLSSISVLTVTLNLLVIISISHFRQLHTPTNLLLLSLAVSDFFVGFLMFFHIVLIDGCWLIGDLMCTLYNVLSYIITSASVGTMVLIAVDRYMAICEPLHYPYKVTQKRVQVCVCMCWICSAXYFSLLLKDNLEPPGRYNSCLGECVVVINNIAGLADLFLSFIGPVTVIIVLYMRVFVVAVSQARAMRSQIASFPLKCSVSVTAKKSEMKAARTLVS encoded by the exons ATGAAAACCCTTGAAGAAGTCGAACTTTGCTTTCCACAACTCCTCaactcctcctgcaggaagccCATGCGTCCTCACGCTCTATCAATGCTCACTTACATTTTACTGTCCTCCATCTCTGTGCTCACTGTGACTCTCAACCTACTGGTCATCATCTCGATCTCCCACTTCAG GCAGCTCCACACAcccaccaacctcctcctcctctctctggctgtctcagATTTCTTCGTGGGCTTCCTTATGTTCTTTCATATAGTGCTCATAGACGGCTGCTGGTTAATCGGTGACCTCATGTGTACTTTGTACAATGTTCTGAGTTATATTATTACCTCTGCTTCAGTAGGAACCATGGTTCTCATAGCAGTTGACCGATATATGGCTATTTGTGAGCCTCTACATTATCcctacaaagtcacacaaaaaagagttcaagtctgtgtttgtatgtgttggatatgttctgc ttacttCAGTCTGCTGTTGAAGGATAACCTGGAACCACCAGGCAGGTATAATTCCTGCTTAGGagagtgtgttgttgtgattAACAACATTGCTGGACTTGCAgatctttttttgtcctttatTGGTCCTGTCACTGTCATCATAGTTCTGTATATGAGAGTTTTTGTGGTGGCTGTGTCTCAGGCTCGTGCCATGCGCTCTCAGATTGCATCATTCCCTCTCAAGTGTTCAGTCAGTGTAACTGctaaaaaatctgaaatgaaaGCAGCCAGAACTcttg TGTCATAG